CGGTCACGGCGCGATTATGCTGGCGCTGCGCAATCCGGGAAAATATACCTCGGCTTCGGCCTTCGCCCCGATTGTGAATCCGTGTCAGGTGCCCTGGGGGCAAAAAGCCTTCAGTCACTATCTGGGTGAGGATCAGCAGAACTGGCTGGAGTATGACAGCTGCTGGCTGATGCGTCAGTCAGCACCGGGCTTGCCGATTCTGATCGATCAGGGCGACAGCGATCAGTTCCTTGCCGATCAACTGCATCCTGAACGTTTAGAGCAGGTAGCCAAAGAGACTGGCTGGCCGTTAACCGTGCGTATTCAGCCCGGTTATGACCATAGCTACTTCTTTATCGCCAGCTTTATTGAAGATCATCTGCGTTTTCATGCAAAACATCTGCTGGTGTAGACCATCAGTGTGAACCAAGGAGCCACTTATGGCTCCTTTTTTTTATCAGAAAGAATAGTCCATCGCGAGGAAGTAGCGGCGTCCATCTTCGCTGTAACTGTAGTCGTCGCGGTTCAGCTGTTTATCGATAAGATTTAACACCCCGGCGCGCAGATTCACGGCTTTGCTCGCTTGCCAGCTGGCGCCGGTATTCCACAACACATACCCCCCAGGGGTGGCGCCATCGTTAGTCAGGGTGCGACGCTCACCCGAGTAATTAGCCTGCAGATAGAATGACCAGTCCTGCAACGGCATCCAGTCCAGCGTGCTGTTAGCGGTATGCAGCGGCATCTCTTCCAGTGGCTTATTGCCGCCGCCACTTAAATCACGCCCATCGGTATAGGTATAATTTAGCGTCAGCTTCCACTGGTCGTTAAACGGCACTTTCAGCTCGGTTTCAATCCCCTTGATTCGTGCTTTATCAACATTGTAGTAGCGAAAAATCGGACGTCCGCTGCTGTCAAACCCGACAAAGTTTGGATAGCCTGGCGCCAGAGCCGCATCGGCGGTGCGCGCAATATTGATCATATCGTCGACATTATTCTGGAAGGCGGTAACGCTGCCCGTCACCCCGTCCAGCCAGCCTTCATCGCCGGCATAGTAAAGACCCAGTTCAAAACTCTCACTGGTTTCCGGTTTCAGCTCCGGGCTGCCCACCACCGCACAGCTGCCGCGACAGGAGTTGGTCTGCCAGTCAGGACTCAGTTGCAGCAGCGACGGCGCTTTAAACGCATTGGCCCAGCCGCCCTTGACGGTAACGGTATCAGTCGCGCTATAAACCAGATAAACACGCGGGCTCCAGTGGTCGCCATAGGTTTCATGATCATCAAGACGTACGCCGGTGGTGAGTGCCAGTGGTTCAAAAATCCGCCACTCATCTTCGACAAACAGCGCGTACTGATTAGCGGAAGTGCTGGTGCCATTACCGCCGGTCAGATTAACCGGATCGCTTAACTTATCGTGACGCCATTCGCCGCCAAAGGTCAGCAATTGATTGATATCACCCAGCGGCAACACCAGCTTGCCATCCAGCGAGCTATTTTCCGAGGTAATAGTGCTGGTGGTAAAGTTATCGACTTTGTCACCGTAGAAGCGCAGCTCGGTATTACCAAAATCCCAGCGCCCGTCATGGCTGAGTGAGTAGTTCTGCCGTTCGAGACGGTTTTTATCCAGCGAATCAGAATCACGATCCTGACGGTTGAAGCCGTAGCCCAGCGCGATATCCTGGCTGTCAGTTGGTGTCAGGGCAAATTCAACATTGCCATTACGCGCGGTAAAACCTTCGATACCCGGAGTTAAGCCATTGGTGCCGGTTTCGGATGGCTGCTGCTGATCTTTGTCACGCTTACCAACACCGCCGTAAATCTTAACGCCGAGCAAATCATCAATCAGTGGCCCGCTGGTAAAGAAATTGCCATTATAACTGTCACCGCGATCGCGATGCTGCTGAAGGGTGGTATCCGCACTCAGCGTGCCGTGCCAGGCTTTCCCCACTTTACGGGTAATAATATTGACCACGCCGCCCAGTGCATCCGAGCCATACAGTGATGACATTGGCCCGCGCACCACTTCGATACGTTCGATGGCGTCGGCGGGGATCCAGTTAAGGTCAAAATCGTTATGGCGGAATACCGCATTACGCGAGTTAACACGTTTGCCGTCGATCAGAATCAGCGTATAGCTGCTGTCGAGGCCACGCAGGCTGATGCCTTTGCGGTTATCACCTTCATTTGTAAGCTGTACCCCTGGCACTTCGCGCAGTACATCACGCAGGTTCTGTACCGGTTTACGTTTAATATCTTCGGCGGTAATAACGCTGATACTGGCGGGCGCATCTTTCAGATTAACTTCCGTTGCCGAGGCGGTTACCACCATCGTCTCTTCATTTTCTTTCTCACTCTCAGCCGCCGCGACCGGCAAACTTAAGGCGAGCGCAGACGCACAGAGGCCCCCACGGACCACAGGATTCAAATGGAACATGCTTTTCTCCAAAGGTAAAAAATAAATATAAAATTGAACAGGTTTACGTTCAGGGCCGTTATTTGCTCACAATAAGGCGGCGAGATAATCTCGCTTATTTTTTTCCGGTTATATTCCGGATTAGGATAATAAAAGACAATTCTTTACATTAGCGGGAGGGGGTTATGCCTCCCGAATTTAATTATGCTATTTTTGACGACTAATAATAATTGGTATTATTGATGTCTTTACACTGCCGGTTCCGGTTCTGCTACCAGACCATCGATCAGCACCTGCGGTGTACCCTGCGAGCAGCGTTCAATACGGCCTCTCACGCCATATACCCGCGCCAGGCTTTCCGGTGTAATCACCTCGATCGGCTGACCATCAGCAATTAATTCCCCGTTCTGCAGCATTAATACATGTTCACCATGACGCAGGGCGATATTAATATCATGCACCACTACCACGGTAACCATATTGCGCTGCTGCGTTTCGCGACGCACTAAATCCATTACGTGAAACTGGTAATTTAAATCCAGCGCACTTAATGGTTCATCCAGTAATAATAACTCCGGGCGACGAATTAATGATTGTGCTAATCCAACCAGCTGCTTCTGGCCGCCGGAAAGTTGATCAAGATAGCTGAGCGCCAGATGGGCAATCCCCAGCTGTTCCAGCAGCGCCATTACTTCACTTTCGCTGCTGGCGCTGCTGCGCCCGCCGGAAGCACGCTGCGCCACGATAATCGACTCCAGCACATGCAGGTGCACGCCAGCTGGCAGCGACTGCGGCAGATAGACCACTTTACTGGCGCGACGTGCAAACGGCTGAGCCATCAGCTCTTCACCGTTCAGCCACAGCTCACCCTGGGCGCGATTCAGACCGGCGAGAGCGCGCAGCAGCGTCGATTTGCCACAGCCGTTAGGCCCCAGCAACACGGTAATTTTGCCGCGTGGCAGCAAAGGGACATGCAGATTTTCAATAATCTTGCGCTTGGGATAACCGGCGTTAAAGCCGCGAATCGATAAACCCTGCATCAGACGTTCCCCCGATGACGTAAAATAATACTCAGGAAGAACGGCACGCCCACCAGCGAGGTGACGATACCGACCGGGATAATCACGCCAGGAATAATATTCTTCGACGCCACTGAGGCCATCGACAACACCAGCGCGCCGGTCAGGGCGCTGGCCGGTAAATAGAAGCGGTGATCTTCACCAAATATCATGCGCGCAATATGCGGCGCCACCAGGCCAATAAAACCAATCGGGCCGACAAATGCTACCGCCAGCGCCGACAGAATACTGATGCGCAGCAACGTCGCCAGACGCAATCTGCGCACATCGATACCAAAACTCACCGCGCGATCTTCACCGAGTCGCAACGCCGTCAGCTTCCATGAGCTCATCATCGAGAATGGCACCACTATCAGCAGCGCCAGCAGCAGCACGCCGAGCTTCTCCCATGAGGCGCGCGCCAGGCTGCCCATGGTCCAGAACACCAGCCCCTGCAAGGTATCTTCACTGGCGATAAACTGCATCATTGATACCAGCGCATTAAAGGTAAATACCAGCGCGATACCAAACAGCACCACGCCGGAGGTCGCCACCCGCGTCCAGCGTGTGACGCCATCCAGCATCAGGGCGGCAAACAGCGCGAAAACAAAGGCGTTGGCGGAGATAAACCACTGATCGGGAATGCCCGGAATACCAATGCCCAGCACAATCGCCAGCGCCGCGCCAAAAGCCGCCGCCGAAGAGACGCCAAGGGTAAACGGACTGGCCAGTGGATTATTGAGGATGGTCTGCATCTCAGCCCCGGCGAGTCCCAGCGCAATGCCGACCACCACCGCCATCAGGGCGTAAGGTAAACGAATATCCCAGACAATCACTCGCGTACCGGCATCCACGCTATCCGGTTGCGTCAGCGCATGCCATAAGGTGTGCAGGGAAAGACCAGAAGGACCGAGGGTAAAATCCAGCACCAGCGACGCGAGGATCGCCAGCAACAGCACGCCCATTATCAGCAGGCGATGACGTAACAGTTGTTGATAGCGTCCCATCACGCTCTGAACCGGATTTTTCTTCGCGTACGGCATGGGCTCGTGGGTAACACTCATTATTCTTTTCTACCTGTTATTTCTGCGCTTGAGTCAGCATTGCTGAACTCACTGGCAAAGTTCTGGTGGCCCGGAATATTAGATGAAGAAGTGTAAAAGTGATGCCGTATCAGGTAACCGCATCCTTCATTTACCCGGTGCAGGGCCGAAAAAGTAACGCCGGTAACAATAACGAAAACGATAATAGTTATCAATCAAATTTGTAATCGTGGCTGACAGAGGCAAAAAAGGCGCGGAAACCGCGCCTTAATCGTTTTTAGCAGAGAAATCAGTCTTTAAACGTCGGGAAATCCATTTCACTGTATTTAACAAACCGACTGCCGCGACTCAGCTTGTAGCCCAGCCAGATAATCAGGAACAGCGGCAGACCAATATAGGTCGCGGCTACGCCATACCAGTCGATACGATCGGCGAGAAACGCCTGATAGTTCTGACCAAGGGTAATGATTAAGCACAGCACAAAGGCAAAGATCGGCCCGAGCGGGAAGAAACCGGAACGGTATGGCAGATCGGCAATATTATGCCCCTGCTTCACATAACCACGACGGAAACGGTAGTGGCTGATCGCAATCCCCAGCCAGGCGATAAAGCCGGTCATGCCTGAGGTATTCAGCAGCCACAGATAGACTTCCTGGTTGCCAAACATCGAGGTAAAGAAGCACAACATCGCCACTACGGTGGTGGCATACAGCGCATTACGCGGCACACCGCCTTTGGATAATTTAGCGAAGATACGCGGCGCTTTGCCTTCTGACGCCAGGGTGTAAAGCATACGGGTGGAAGCATACATACCGGAGTTACCGGCAGAGAGCACCGCCGTCAGGATCACCGCATTCATTACCGCCGCCGCTGACAGCAGACCAGCATGCTCAAATACCAGGGTAAACGGACTGACGCTGATATCTTTGACGTCGTTACGCAGCAGGCTGGGATCAGTGTAAGGAATAATCAGGCTGATAATCAGAATCGCAAACACATAGAACAGCAGAATACGCCAGAACACCTGACGCACCGCACGTGGGATATTTTTCGCTGGCTCTTCCGACTCGCCAGCGGCGATACCAATCAGCTCGGTGCCCTGGAAGGAGAAGCCGACTATCATCGCCACGCCAATCATCGCGGCAAAGCCTCCGGCGAATGGCGCCTCACCCACCTGCCAGTTATGCCAGCCCGCACTCTCCGCGCCGCGCATAATCCCGCTGATCATCAGCACGCCGACCGCAATAAAGATAATTACGGTGACCACTTTAATCAGCGAGAACCAGTATTCCGCTTCACCGAAGCCTTTTACGGAGATGTAGTTCAGCAGGAACATCAGGCCAAGGAACAGCGCGCTCCAGATCCAGCCTGGGGTGTCCGGGAACCAGTAGTTCATCACCAGTTGTGACGCCACCAGATCGACCGCGATGGTTACCGCCCAGTTGTACCAGTAGTTCCAGCCCAGCGCGAAGCCAAAACCCTCTTCCACATATTTGGAACCATAGGTTGAGAATGAACCAGACACCGGCATAAAGGCAGCCAGTTCGCCAAGGCTGGTCATCAGGAAATAGACCATCAGGCCGATCAGCATATAAGAGAGCAGCGCCCCACCCGGCCCCGCCTGGGAAATCGTGGCGCCGGAGGCGACAAACAGGCCAGTACCGATCGATCCGCCGATGGCGATCATCGTCAGGTGACGGGCCTTTAACGCGCGTTTTAACGCAGGCTGTTGTGTTGTTTTTGTGTCCTGAATCATGAAGAAACGCTGTCCTGGGTAAAAATGAGGCGCGATTGTAGCAAATCCCCCCCTCAGGTATAGCGATACCGCGAGGTTATAAGTTAGCTTCATAATCCGGCGCGGATCATTAGCAAGCCAACGTCTTATTCCACACAATAACTCAGGAAACGCAGCAGCGCTTTTGACATATGCTTCTGCCGGTGCTGGATCCGGTACAGCGTGCGTGACAGTTTTGGCAACGGGATCTTCACCTCCACCAGCGAGCCAGCTGCCAGCTGATCGGCAATCACCCGTCGTGATAAACAGCTGATGCCCATTCCGTGCCGTACCGCATGTTTAATCGCTTCAGAATTACCCAGCTCCATCGCCAGCTCAAAGCGTGGCAGATGCGACAGCAGCAGATAATCGACAATCTCGCGGGTGCCGGAACCATGCTCACGCAGGATCCACTGCATCGCCGACAGGGTTTCCAGCGTGACCGGCTGTTGCAGTATCGGCGCATCAGGCGCGGCAAACACCACCAGCTCATCCTCCAGCCAGGGTTCGCTAATCAGCTCGGTCATATGACAAGGCCCTTCAATCAGCCCGACATCAACGCGAAAATCCGCGACCGCATTAATGACGTCCTGACTGTTGCCAACACTGAGTTCCAGCGGTAAATGCGGAAAGTCACGGCGATAACCGGCGATCATCCCCGGCAGCAGATAGTTGCCAATGGTGCTGCTGGCGTAGATGCGGATCGCGCCATTATCTTCGCGGAACAGCTGCTCAATCTCTCCCGCCTGTTCCAGCAGGCCCACCGCCCGGGGATAAAGCAGGCGGCCATGCTCATTGACCACCAGCCGCTTACCGACGCGATCAAACAGCTGTACGCCTAACTGCCCTTCGAGATCCGCCAGCGCGGCGCTGACAGCCGACTGCGACAGCGCCAGAACCTGTGAAGCCTGGGTGGTTGATCCACTCTTCAGCACTTCGGTAAATACTTCAACCTGACGCAAAGTGATATGCATCGTGATTCCTTACGACATCCAGTGAAAAATGGCATAGCCCATCAGCAGCAGCCAAAGTACCAGCATAACCAGCAGCGTGTTGGTCAGCCCTTTTCTTTTATTTGCGGGCGCAGCCTGACGCCGCATCGCGTCGCTGCGCACCTCTTCAGGTAGCAGCTTCAGCAACATCGCAATACCCAGTGGCACCACGATGGCATCGTCAAGCCAGCCGACCAGCGGAATCACATCGGGGATCAGATCCAGTGGACTGACCAGATACACTGCGATCGCGCCCATCAGGCCTTTAATATACAGCGGCGTGCGCGGATTGCGGCAGGCATACCACATCATGATCAAGTTGCTTCTGAACTTTGCTATACGTCTGAACATCCCGTGACCGCCTTATCACCTATTCCGGTTAATTATAAATATATAATCAATTTCTCTTTTAAGCCAGTTAACCCCACACTAGCCGTAATGAAATCGGAGGTCATCTATGGCTGAACTTACTGTGACTGAAACCCACCGCGCGCCGGGCAGATACCTGCCCGGCTTACTGCTGGCGGCGGCTATCGCCGGTAGCGCGATCTGGCTGGGCAATCAGCCAGCCGTCGCTTCGCTCGGACTGGGTGCGCTGACGCTGGCGATTGTGGTCGGTATGCTGGCTGGCAATACGGTCTGGCCACGTCTGCAACCCGCGTGCGATCCCGGTATCCTGCTGGCAAAACAGCGTCTGTTACGGCTCGGTATTGTGTTGTACGGTTTTCGCCTTACCGTACAGCAGATAGCTGATGTCGGCCTGAGTGGCGTAGTGATTGATATCATTACGCTCTGCTCTACCTTTGCGCTTGCCTGCTGGCTCGGCCGCCGGGTATTTGGTCTTGATCGCCAGACCCGCTGGCTGATTGGCGCTGGCAGCAGCATCTGCGGCGCGGCGGCAATTCTGGCAACCGAACCGGTTATCAAAGCCGATGCCGCCAAAGTGGCGGTGGCGATTGCCACCGTGGTAATTTTTGGCACCCTGGCGATGTTTATCTGTCCGCTGCTGTACCCGCTGGCGCTGACGTGGTTTCCTGCGGTAACGCCAACCACATACGGTATTTTTACCGGTTCTACCCTGCATGAAGTGGCGCAGGTAGTGGCTGCGGGCCACGCCATTAGCCCGGAAACTGAAAATGCCGCAGTGATAGCCAAAATGCTGCGCGTAATGATGCTGGCGCCGTTTCTGCTGTTTCTTGGCGCGCTGCTGCGCCGCGACGGCAACAGCTCGCACGGCGCGATCAGTTTCCCGTGGTTTGCCCTGCTGTTTATTGGCGTGGCGCTGTTTAACTCGCTGCACCTGCTGCCGCCATCATGGCTTGAGAACATTAACCAGCTGGACAATCTGTTGCTGGCGATGGCAATGGCGGCGCTGGGCTTAACCACCCATATCAGCGCGCTGAAACGCGCCGGGGTAAAACCATTATTGATGGCGCTGCTGCTGTTTATCTGGCTGATAGTCGGTGGCGGCGCGATCAATCTGCTGGTTCAGCATTTGATGGGCTAGTCGCTTCGGTTATCATGGATGGCTTACGGCATCACCAAGCCATTTACAGGAGAACGGCATGAAATATATCGGCGCCCACGTCAGCGCAGCAGGCGGCGTAGACCAGGCAGTCATTCGCGCGCACGAACTGGAAGCCACAGCATTCGCGCTGTTCACCAAAAATCAGCGCCAGTGGCGCGCGGCTCCACTAAGTGCTGAGGTGATTTCCGCCTTTCGCGCCGCCTGTGAGAAATATAACTACAGCTCACAGCAAATTCTGCCGCACGACAGCTATCTGATTAATCTTGGCCATCCGGTAGAAGAAGCGCTGGAGAAATCGCGCGCAGCCTTCCTCGATGAGATGCAACGCTGCGAGCAGCTGGGCCTGTCGCTGCTGAATTTCCATCCCGGCAGCCATCTGCATCAGATTGAGGAAGCGGAGTGCCTGCAACGTATCGCCGAGTCGATTAATATCGTGCTGGATAAAACCCAGGGTGTCACCGCCGTCATTGAAAATACCGCCGGTCAGGGCAGTAACCTTGGTTTCCGTTTTGAGCATCTGGCGGCGATTATTGCCGGTGTGGAAGATAAATCGCGTGTCGGCGTCTGTATTGATACCTGCCATGCTTTTGCCGGTGGCTACGATCTGCGCAGCGAAGAAGAGTGCGTAAAAACCTTTGCAGAGTTTGAGCGCGTGGTCGGTTTCCAGTATCTGCGTGGTATGCATCTGAATGATGCGAAAAGTGAGTTTAACAGCCGCGTCGATCGCCATCACAGCCTCGGTGAAGGCAATATCGGTAAAACGGTGTTTAGCTGGCTGATGAAAGACAGCCGCTTCGACGGTATCCCGATGATCCTCGAAACCGTCAATCCGGATATCTGGAAAGATGAAATTGCCTGGCTGAAGTCAGAGCAAAAATAATCAGGGTGCGGGGATCTGCACCGCGTCTGCTATCTGAACGGGAGCCGAAAACGGCTCCCCTACATGTTTTATGTGTCCTGAAGTAGGGGCGGCGTTCTCGCCGCCTGTGCCAGATTTTTTACTATGTTACATCCTGCCCTCTAACCACGTCTGATAATGCCCTGGCCATTCCATCGTCGCGGTCCCTGCCCTTCCCATAGCAAAACCATGCCCGCCCGTAGCATAACGGTACATCTCTACCGGCACAGCTGCCTTACGGCAGGCGGCAGACATAATCAGCGTGTTATCCGGACTGGCTATCGGATCATCCAGCGCCTGTACCAGAAACACCGGCGGCGTATGCGCATTAACAAAATTCTGCACCGACCAGGCGGCATTATCAGCGGCGGAGGCATGCGGCCCGACCAGCAGACGATGCGTGGAAGTATGGCTCCAGGGTTTTTCCAGCGTAATAATTGGGTAAATCAAAGCCGCACCATCAGCATACGCAGGCCTGCTGTCGAGCTGATCTTGTGGAGAATACGAGGCGAAATCCGGGCGGGTGATCGCCAGCCCCAGCAGATGACCACCGGCGGAAAAACCCAGCACGCTGAGGTGCTGCTCGCGCTGCCGGATAATTCGCAATGCCCGCTGTGCATCCTGTAATGATACCAGGTTGCCACCCCCCCAGCCTTCATGCGGCAACCGGTAACTGAGAATATACGCGGTATAACCTCGTGCCGTCAGCCATTGCGCTGCTGGCCATGCCTCACTCGCCATCTGGATGCGCTTATAGCCCCCGCCTGCGGCGATCAGTACCGCATGACCATTGGCATGTTCGGGTGTCAGTACCGTCAGTGCAGGCACCGCGATATTGCTCAGCGCCCCTTTTGCGGAAAGGATAGCGCTGCCGGACGGCCCGCCGCCGCCAGGAGCCGCCCCGCTCCACAGTGGGATGCTAGTCTGCCGGTAATTTACCGCGCTGGCGCGTGCGGTGCGTATGGCAATAGCGGTGACGGCGAGGCCGGTGAGAAAATCACGACGATTGATCATTTCACCTGTCCCGCCCTACTTCCAGGGGTTTGAAGCATAAGCATTCAGATCGATACGGGGCATCACTGGCGTTCTGTCGTCGTAGTAAAAAGCCGAGTTAGAAAAGGAGTACACTTTTCCCGTCAACTTTACCAGTACGTGATCACCAATAGCCGTAACGTTGGCATCACCGATATCAGCCTGAAGAAAGGGGGCGCTTTTATTCAGCACCTTCATTGGATCGCTGAGATGTTTATTCAGATAGTAACGATAAACGTCAGAGTCAGTAGCGCCGGCATCCTGATATTGGGTCACGTACAACCAGACATCCTCTGACAACTGTTTCTGACTGACTACGCGATCATCGCGAGGAGCGTTCCCGGAATACCATAGCAGGCCGCCGACAATAACCATAAGTAACAGGACAACCGTTAGCGTCCTGTGCCCCCATTTAATAGCGGTGTTGATTGACATAGTCTGTTCCGGGGCATAAGCGGGATAACAGCCATAATATTGAGTCTTCCTGACAGAATTAATAAGCCGAACTAACACTATCAAAAAGTCGTGTGGCATTACAGATTTGCGCGCAGCAAAAACATAAAAAAAGGCGCGGAAGCCCGCGCCTTTTTATCATCCGGAGGACACTAATCAGGCTTTCGCCAGTTCAGCTTCCGCTTCCGGACGTTTCAGAATCGCATAACCCAGACCCGCCAGCAGCGTACCGGCGATAATCGCCAGCAGGTAGCCAACCACCGGGGTGATAGCACCAGGGATCAACAGCAC
This is a stretch of genomic DNA from Winslowiella toletana. It encodes these proteins:
- the cirA gene encoding catecholate siderophore receptor CirA produces the protein MFHLNPVVRGGLCASALALSLPVAAAESEKENEETMVVTASATEVNLKDAPASISVITAEDIKRKPVQNLRDVLREVPGVQLTNEGDNRKGISLRGLDSSYTLILIDGKRVNSRNAVFRHNDFDLNWIPADAIERIEVVRGPMSSLYGSDALGGVVNIITRKVGKAWHGTLSADTTLQQHRDRGDSYNGNFFTSGPLIDDLLGVKIYGGVGKRDKDQQQPSETGTNGLTPGIEGFTARNGNVEFALTPTDSQDIALGYGFNRQDRDSDSLDKNRLERQNYSLSHDGRWDFGNTELRFYGDKVDNFTTSTITSENSSLDGKLVLPLGDINQLLTFGGEWRHDKLSDPVNLTGGNGTSTSANQYALFVEDEWRIFEPLALTTGVRLDDHETYGDHWSPRVYLVYSATDTVTVKGGWANAFKAPSLLQLSPDWQTNSCRGSCAVVGSPELKPETSESFELGLYYAGDEGWLDGVTGSVTAFQNNVDDMINIARTADAALAPGYPNFVGFDSSGRPIFRYYNVDKARIKGIETELKVPFNDQWKLTLNYTYTDGRDLSGGGNKPLEEMPLHTANSTLDWMPLQDWSFYLQANYSGERRTLTNDGATPGGYVLWNTGASWQASKAVNLRAGVLNLIDKQLNRDDYSYSEDGRRYFLAMDYSF
- a CDS encoding ABC transporter ATP-binding protein, producing the protein MQGLSIRGFNAGYPKRKIIENLHVPLLPRGKITVLLGPNGCGKSTLLRALAGLNRAQGELWLNGEELMAQPFARRASKVVYLPQSLPAGVHLHVLESIIVAQRASGGRSSASSESEVMALLEQLGIAHLALSYLDQLSGGQKQLVGLAQSLIRRPELLLLDEPLSALDLNYQFHVMDLVRRETQQRNMVTVVVVHDINIALRHGEHVLMLQNGELIADGQPIEVITPESLARVYGVRGRIERCSQGTPQVLIDGLVAEPEPAV
- a CDS encoding FecCD family ABC transporter permease, which codes for MSVTHEPMPYAKKNPVQSVMGRYQQLLRHRLLIMGVLLLAILASLVLDFTLGPSGLSLHTLWHALTQPDSVDAGTRVIVWDIRLPYALMAVVVGIALGLAGAEMQTILNNPLASPFTLGVSSAAAFGAALAIVLGIGIPGIPDQWFISANAFVFALFAALMLDGVTRWTRVATSGVVLFGIALVFTFNALVSMMQFIASEDTLQGLVFWTMGSLARASWEKLGVLLLALLIVVPFSMMSSWKLTALRLGEDRAVSFGIDVRRLRLATLLRISILSALAVAFVGPIGFIGLVAPHIARMIFGEDHRFYLPASALTGALVLSMASVASKNIIPGVIIPVGIVTSLVGVPFFLSIILRHRGNV
- a CDS encoding amino acid permease, which translates into the protein MIQDTKTTQQPALKRALKARHLTMIAIGGSIGTGLFVASGATISQAGPGGALLSYMLIGLMVYFLMTSLGELAAFMPVSGSFSTYGSKYVEEGFGFALGWNYWYNWAVTIAVDLVASQLVMNYWFPDTPGWIWSALFLGLMFLLNYISVKGFGEAEYWFSLIKVVTVIIFIAVGVLMISGIMRGAESAGWHNWQVGEAPFAGGFAAMIGVAMIVGFSFQGTELIGIAAGESEEPAKNIPRAVRQVFWRILLFYVFAILIISLIIPYTDPSLLRNDVKDISVSPFTLVFEHAGLLSAAAVMNAVILTAVLSAGNSGMYASTRMLYTLASEGKAPRIFAKLSKGGVPRNALYATTVVAMLCFFTSMFGNQEVYLWLLNTSGMTGFIAWLGIAISHYRFRRGYVKQGHNIADLPYRSGFFPLGPIFAFVLCLIITLGQNYQAFLADRIDWYGVAATYIGLPLFLIIWLGYKLSRGSRFVKYSEMDFPTFKD
- the yieE gene encoding DNA-binding transcriptional regulator YeiE yields the protein MHITLRQVEVFTEVLKSGSTTQASQVLALSQSAVSAALADLEGQLGVQLFDRVGKRLVVNEHGRLLYPRAVGLLEQAGEIEQLFREDNGAIRIYASSTIGNYLLPGMIAGYRRDFPHLPLELSVGNSQDVINAVADFRVDVGLIEGPCHMTELISEPWLEDELVVFAAPDAPILQQPVTLETLSAMQWILREHGSGTREIVDYLLLSHLPRFELAMELGNSEAIKHAVRHGMGISCLSRRVIADQLAAGSLVEVKIPLPKLSRTLYRIQHRQKHMSKALLRFLSYCVE
- a CDS encoding YkvA family protein, whose product is MMWYACRNPRTPLYIKGLMGAIAVYLVSPLDLIPDVIPLVGWLDDAIVVPLGIAMLLKLLPEEVRSDAMRRQAAPANKRKGLTNTLLVMLVLWLLLMGYAIFHWMS
- a CDS encoding YeiH family putative sulfate export transporter produces the protein MAELTVTETHRAPGRYLPGLLLAAAIAGSAIWLGNQPAVASLGLGALTLAIVVGMLAGNTVWPRLQPACDPGILLAKQRLLRLGIVLYGFRLTVQQIADVGLSGVVIDIITLCSTFALACWLGRRVFGLDRQTRWLIGAGSSICGAAAILATEPVIKADAAKVAVAIATVVIFGTLAMFICPLLYPLALTWFPAVTPTTYGIFTGSTLHEVAQVVAAGHAISPETENAAVIAKMLRVMMLAPFLLFLGALLRRDGNSSHGAISFPWFALLFIGVALFNSLHLLPPSWLENINQLDNLLLAMAMAALGLTTHISALKRAGVKPLLMALLLFIWLIVGGGAINLLVQHLMG
- the nfo gene encoding deoxyribonuclease IV; translation: MKYIGAHVSAAGGVDQAVIRAHELEATAFALFTKNQRQWRAAPLSAEVISAFRAACEKYNYSSQQILPHDSYLINLGHPVEEALEKSRAAFLDEMQRCEQLGLSLLNFHPGSHLHQIEEAECLQRIAESINIVLDKTQGVTAVIENTAGQGSNLGFRFEHLAAIIAGVEDKSRVGVCIDTCHAFAGGYDLRSEEECVKTFAEFERVVGFQYLRGMHLNDAKSEFNSRVDRHHSLGEGNIGKTVFSWLMKDSRFDGIPMILETVNPDIWKDEIAWLKSEQK
- a CDS encoding alpha/beta hydrolase translates to MNRRDFLTGLAVTAIAIRTARASAVNYRQTSIPLWSGAAPGGGGPSGSAILSAKGALSNIAVPALTVLTPEHANGHAVLIAAGGGYKRIQMASEAWPAAQWLTARGYTAYILSYRLPHEGWGGGNLVSLQDAQRALRIIRQREQHLSVLGFSAGGHLLGLAITRPDFASYSPQDQLDSRPAYADGAALIYPIITLEKPWSHTSTHRLLVGPHASAADNAAWSVQNFVNAHTPPVFLVQALDDPIASPDNTLIMSAACRKAAVPVEMYRYATGGHGFAMGRAGTATMEWPGHYQTWLEGRM